The following coding sequences are from one Capsicum annuum cultivar UCD-10X-F1 chromosome 3, UCD10Xv1.1, whole genome shotgun sequence window:
- the LOC107864371 gene encoding cold and drought-regulated protein CORA has protein sequence MMGSKAFLFLGLILAIFAMISSEVAARELTETPTKLDKGYKGYGEYNSGYKSPSGEYKPSYDEYNYGYKSPGDKYKYSRDEYNYGYKSPGGGYKYLGDEYNKGYKSSGGEYKSAHGEYNYGYESPGDGYKYSDDEYMNGYKSPGGEYKSPYGEYNKGYRSYDGEYNNGYKSPSDEYKSPYGKYNKGYKSSDDEYDRGYKASDGEYNKGYESSDGEYDKGYKSFDGEYNKGYESSDGEYDKGYKSSDGEYDKGYKSSDGEYDKGYKSSDGEYDKGYKSSDGEYDKGYKSSDDEYNKGYKSSDGEYKLPGGGHD, from the exons atgatgGGTTCTAAGGCATTTCTATTTCTTGGCCTTATTTTGGCTATTTTTGCGATGATAAGCTCAGAGGTTGCAGCGAGGGAGTTGACTGAGACCC CTACCAAATTGGATAAGGGATATAAGGGATATGGCGAATATAACAGCGGATATAAATCACCTAGTGGCGAGTATAAACCCTCGTATGATGAATATAACTATGGTTACAAATCTCCTGGtgacaaatataaatattcacgTGATGAATATAACTATGGATACAAGTCTCCTGGTGGCGGGTACAAATATTTAGGGGATGAATATAACAAAGGATATAAATCCTCTGGTGGTGAATATAAATCTGCTCATGGCGAATATAACTATGGATACGAATCTCCTGGTGACGGATATAAATATTCAGATGACGAATATATGAATGGATATAAATCCCCTGGTGGCGAATATAAATCTCCATACGGTGAATATAACAAAGGATACAGATCCTACGATGGCGAATATAACAATGGATATAAATCCCCTAGTGACGAATATAAATCTCCGTATGGCAAATATAACAAAGGATACAAATCCTCCGATGACGAATATGATAGAGGATATAAAGCCTCCGATGGCGAATATAACAAAGGATACGAATCCTCGGATGGCGAATATGATAAAGGATATAAATCCTTCGATGGCGAATATAACAAAGGATACGAATCCTCCGATGGCGAATATGACAAAGGATACAAATCCTCCGATGGCGAATATGATAAAGGATACAAATCCTCCGATGGCGAATATGACAAAGGATACAAATCCTCCGATGGCGAATATGATAAAGGATACAAATCCTCCGATGGCGAATATGACAAAGGATACAAATCCTCCGATGACGAATATAACAAAGGATATAAATCCTCCGATGGCGAATATAAACTACCAGGTGGAGGCCATGATTAA